A window of the Cannabis sativa cultivar Pink pepper isolate KNU-18-1 chromosome X, ASM2916894v1, whole genome shotgun sequence genome harbors these coding sequences:
- the LOC115702876 gene encoding pentatricopeptide repeat-containing protein At1g62260, mitochondrial, producing the protein MTTVMVILRRGTTLSTIPYGVVSRFITVYYLRSLAISIAMPKFYSASSSSNPNSLSPNPFPELISLNKRISQLIRTGRIGEAREVFDGLKIRNVVTWNSMISGYVKRREMAKARKVFDEMPERDVVSWNLMISGYVSYHGGKAIEEARKLFDEMPERDCVSWNTMISGYAKNKEISLALQLFNSMPERNVVSWNALITGFLRNGDVVNAVDFFDRMPERDAASVNALVSGLIQNGKLDEAAKILLECGNKDGLREELVHGYNTLIAGYGQRGEIEEARRLFDEIPFYDDKAKEGHKRFARNVVSWNSMIMCYLKAKDIVSARKLFDQMTERDTFSWNTMITGYVHVLDMEEASNLFGKMPYPDSLTWNSMISGFAEIGSLKLAMDYFERMPQKNLVSWNSIIAGYEKNENYKDSIKLFTRMQHEGEKHDRHTLSSILSASSGLVDLHLGRQVHQLVTKTVMADAPVNNSLITMYSRCGAIKEARIIFSEMKQQKDVISWNAMIGGYAAHGVAVDALELFQLMKELNVQPTHITFIAVLNACAHAGLVKEGRKHFKSMISEFGIRPQVEHYASLVDIISRQGQLKEALDLINNMPFKPDKAVWGAFLGGCKVHNNVHLAQLAAQALMRLEPESSAPYVLLHNMYADLGQWDNAGKIRLVMDDNNIIKKRGYSRIDF; encoded by the coding sequence ATGACCACTGTAATGGTGATCCTCCGTCGAGGGACGACGCTTAGTACAATTCCATACGGCGTCGTTTCCAGATTCATCACTGTTTACTACCTACGTTCTCTCGCCATTTCCATTGCCATGCCCAAGTTTTACTCTGCATCATCTTCTTCGAACCCCAACAGTTTAAGCCCGAACCCATTTCCCGAATTGATTTCTTTGAACAAAAGGATCTCCCAATTGATCCGTACTGGTCGGATTGGTGAAGCCAGGGAGGTTTTTGATGGTTTGAAGATCCGAAATGTTGTAACTTGGAATTCAATGATAAGTGGGTATGTGAAACGAAGGGAAATGGCGAAAGCACGTAAGGTGTTTGATGAAATGCCTGAAAGAGATGTTGTTTCCTGGAATTTGATGATATCTGGCTATGTATCTTATCATGGGGGTAAGGCTATTGAGGAAGCACGAAAGCTGTTTGATGAAATGCCTGAGAGGGATTGTGTTTCTTGGAATACCATGATTAGTGGGTATGCCAAGAATAAGGAGATTTCTCTAGCTTTGCAACTTTTTAATAGCATGCCAGAGCGGAATGTTGTCTCTTGGAATGCATTGATCACTGGGTTTTTAAGGAATGGTGATGTTGTTAATGCTGTTGATTTCTTTGACAGAATGCCTGAGCGTGATGCGGCTTCGGTTAATGCGCTTGTTTCGGGTCTTATTCAGAATGGTAAGTTGGATGAAGCTGCTAAGATTCTGCTTGAATGTGGGAACAAGGATGGCCTGAGGGAAGAATTGGTTCATGGTTATAATACACTCATTGCTGGCTATGGTCAAAGAGGCGAAATCGAAGAAGCTCGGAGACTGTTTGATGAGATACCCTTTTATGATGATAAGGCGAAAGAAGGGCATAAGAGGTTTGCGAGAAATGTGGTATCTTGGAATTCCATGATTATGTGCTATTTGAAAGCTAAAGATATTGTCTCTGCCAGGAAACTTTTTGACCAAATGACAGAACGAGATACCTTCTCTTGGAATACCATGATCACTGGCTATGTTCATGTGTTGGATATGGAAGAGGCCTCTAACCTCTTTGGTAAAATGCCTTATCCTGATTCACTAACATGGAATTCAATGATCTCAGGGTTTGCAGAAATTGGCAGTTTGAAACTTGCTATGGACTATTTCGAGAGGATGCCCCAAAAGAACTTGGTCTCTTGGAACTCTATTATAGCTGGATATGAGAAAAACGAAAACTACAAAGATTCGATTAAGCTTTTCACTCGGATGCAACATGAAGGAGAGAAACATGATCGCCACACTTTGTCTTCAATTCTCAGCGCGTCTAGCGGGTTGGTGGATCTGCACCTTGGTAGACAGGTTCATCAATTGGTTACAAAGACTGTTATGGCAGATGCACCAGTGAACAACTCCCTCATAACCATGTATTCAAGATGTGGGGCAATAAAAGAGGCAAGGATCATCTTCAGTGAGATGAAACAACAAAAAGATGTAATTTCTTGGAATGCAATGATTGGAGGTTATGCAGCTCATGGTGTTGCTGTAGATGCTTTAGAACTTTTTCAACTGATGAAGGAACTCAATGTTCAACCCACTCACATAACATTTATTGCAGTGTTGAATGCTTGTGCTCATGCAGGCTTAGTTAAAGAAGGCCGAAAGCATTTCAAATCGATGATTAGTGAATTTGGAATCAGGCCACAAGTTGAACACTATGCATCCCTAGTCGATATCATTAGCCGGCAAGGGCAGCTTAAGGAAGCCTTGGATTTGATCAACAACATGCCATTCAAACCAGACAAGGCAGTTTGGGGAGCTTTTCTAGGTGGATGTAAAGTGCATAACAATGTTCATTTGGCTCAACTTGCTGCTCAGGCTTTGATGAGACTAGAACCAGAAAGCTCAGCACCCTATGTGTTGTTGCACAATATGTATGCTGATTTAGGGCAATGGGATAATGCAGGCAAGATAAGACTGGTAATGGATGACAATAACATCATCAAGAAACGAGGATATAGTAGAATAGATTTTTAA
- the LOC115702874 gene encoding pentatricopeptide repeat-containing protein At2g17210, with protein sequence MRPTMIPVHLTQQLCNWSLKLKESCNIGKWQEVLCQFHEMKKAATTQLTDPTVFPSILKACSNISTGYGKSVHGYLIKKGLESHTSISNSTMDLYFKSGYFDSALCVFHSMMSKDSVSWNILVYGYLNQGILEGLWWFKEARLAGFQPNISTLVLVIQACRNLGEPKEGYTLHGYVIRGGILAIHSVRNSLLSMYAGVDMKSAHNMFDEMLDRDVVAWSVMIGGYVQCGEAQIGLQMFRNMISEGGAVLPDEVTMVSVLKACADLGDLTMGLSVHGLVILRGLDCDLFIGNSMVDMYSKCSDSDSAFKIFKEMPQRNIVSWNSITTGFVLNEKYLEALSLFYSMGKYGIEADEVSLVNILQTCKYFVEPLLCKSAHCLIIRKAYEMNEMVLNSLLDAYAKCSLVDLARKVFDGIERRDVVSWSTMIAGFTHFGKPDDAIAVFQEMQKEQEKPNTVTILNLLEACSLLADLTRSKWAHGIALRSGFALEVAVGTAILDMYSKCGAIEASRRAFDQILKKNIVSWSAMIAAYGMNGLPHKALALHSDMKVHGLNPNSITTLCVLSACSHGGLVEEGISFFNSMAQEHGIELKTEHYSCLIDMLARAGKLNTAMDIIRKMPKKGLEAGPNAWGALLSACKNYKNSQLGSEAASRVLELEPLNSTGYLVASSLYAGGGLWGEAANMRRLMKERGVKVVAGYSLVYVGNIASKFVAGDYSHSQYGDIHFMVEFLHSCIKMEKKNDLTETI encoded by the coding sequence ATGCGTCCCACAATGATCCCAGTACACTTGACCCAACAGCTCTGTAATTGGAGCTTGAAGCTCAAAGAGTCATGCAATATTGGAAAATGGCAAGAAGTACTTTGCCAATTTCATGAGATGAAAAAAGCTGCAACTACTCAACTTACAGACCCTACTGTGTTTCCTTCTATTCTAAAAGCTTGTTCAAACATTTCAACTGGATATGGAAAATCAGTGCATGGATATTTGATAAAGAAAGGCTTAGAATCACACACTTCCATTAGTAATTCCACTATGGACTTGTACTTTAAATCTGGTTATTTTGATTCTGCATTATGTGTTTTTCATAGCATGATGAGCAAAGATTCAGTTTCTTGGAATATTTTGGTATATGGGTACCTTAATCAGGGTATTTTAGAAGGGTTGTGGTGGTTTAAAGAGGCTAGGCTTGCTGGGTTTCAACCCAATATTTCAACCTTGGTGCTTGTGATTCAAGCATGTCGTAATCTGGGTGAGCCTAAAGAAGGGTATACATTACATGGTTATGTGATTCGAGGTGGGATTTTGGCTATTCATTCAGTTAGAAACTCCTTGTTGAGTATGTATGCAGGAGTTGACATGAAAAGTGCTCACAACATGTTCGATGAAATGCTTGACAGAGATGTCGTCGCGTGGAGTGTGATGATTGGGGGTTACGTGCAGTGTGGGGAGGCTCAAATTGGTCTGCAGATGTTTCGAAATATGATATCGGAAGGTGGCGCTGTACTACCAGACGAAGTCACTATGGTTAGTGTTCTAAAAGCCTGTGCTGATTTAGGAGACTTGACTATGGGATTATCAGTACACGGATTGGTGATCCTCAGGGGGTTGGACTGTGATCTATTTATTGGGAACTCTATGGTTGATATGTATTCTAAATGTAGTGATTCTGATTCTGCCTTCAAGATTTTCAAGGAGATGCCTCAAAGGAATATTGTATCGTGGAATTCTATCACTACTGGATTTGTCCTAAATGAGAAGTATTTAGAAGCATTATCATTGTTCTATTCTATGGGGAAATATGGAATTGAAGCAGATGAGGTTTCACTTGTGAATATTCTTCAAACATGTAAGTATTTTGTGGAGCCATTACTATGCAAATCAGCTCACTGTCTAATCATCAGGAAGGCTTATGAAATGAATGAAATGGTGCTCAACTCGCTACTCGATGCTTATGCAAAGTGCAGCCTCGTTGATCTAGCACGAAAAGTTTTTGATGGGATCGAAAGAAGAGATGTAGTTTCATGGAGCACTATGATTGCAGGGTTCACCCATTTCGGCAAGCCAGATGATGCAATTGCTGTGTTCCAAGAAATGCAGAAGGAACAGGAGAAACCCAACACAGTTACCATTTTAAATCTTTTGGAGGCTTGTTCACTATTAGCTGATCTAACTAGATCCAAGTGGGCACATGGAATTGCCCTTAGAAGCGGGTTTGCTTTAGAAGTAGCTGTTGGAACCGCGATTCTTGACATGTACTCAAAATGTGGGGCGATAGAAGCGTCGAGAAGAGCCTTCGACCAAATTCTGAAGAAAAACATTGTCTCATGGAGTGCCATGATAGCTGCATATGGTATGAACGGTCTTCCTCACAAAGCCTTAGCGTTGCACTCTGATATGAAAGTTCACGGTCTGAATCCAAACTCGATAACAACTCTCTGTGTTTTGTCTGCTTGCAGTCACGGAGGCTTAGTTGAAGAGGGCATTTCCTTCTTCAACTCAATGGCTCAAGAACATGGAATTGAGCTAAAAACTGAACACTATTCCTGCCTAATAGACATGTTGGCTCGAGCTGGAAAGCTGAACACCGCGATGGACATCATAAGGAAAATGCCTAAGAAAGGATTAGAGGCTGGTCCAAATGCTTGGGGGGCACTCTTGAGTGCTTGTAAGAACTATAAAAACAGCCAACTTGGTTCAGAAGCAGCCTCTCGTGTCCTCGAGTTGGAGCCATTGAATTCAACGGGCTACTTGGTGGCTTCGAGTTTGTATGCTGGTGGTGGACTATGGGGTGAGGCTGCAAATATGAGAAGGTTGATGAAAGAGAGAGGAGTAAAGGTGGTTGCTGGTTATAGTTTAGTGTATGTTGGTAACATTGCATCTAAGTTTGTTGCTGGAGATTACTCTCATTCACAATATGGAGATATCCATTTTATGGTTGAATTCTTGCATAGTTGTATAAAGATGGAGAAGAAGAATGATTTGACAGAAACCATTTAG
- the LOC115702875 gene encoding probable galacturonosyltransferase 3 isoform X1: MKPLPIALPTFDSLQLMFLSLVLLPLVVSGVSDNSAIPRDISRYRPLYECEQCQGRKEDGSSVTGLGTLLDQQDFDITVMYTDPSGAVRLRKVKGRDLSSSWVLEHPNNANSDQPQRLEILKDSFQSVELRETDELRSGEDDVLHPNQLSMSPVKLMRQKMRQERMNLRTAELLRQDKEADDQMVAAAIERSRNLDTTVKGKYSIWRRDYDNLNSDSTLKLMRDQIIMAKAYANIAKENNDTSTFDALMLQSKRSHHAIGEASSDAELQPSALEHAKAMGHILSMAKDKLYDCPVMARKFRAMLQSTEDNVNAQRKKSAFLIQLAAKTVPKPLHCLPLQLAADYFLQGFHKREDINTEKLEDNSLYHYAIFSDNVLATSVVVNSTVLHANEPEKHVFHIVTDKLNFVAMKMWFLINSPAGATIKVENIDEFKWLNSSYCSVLRQLESARMKEYYFKANDPSSLSVGSDNLKYRNPKYLSMLNHLRFYLPEVYPKLDKILFLDDDIVVQKDLTPLWSVDLQGMVNGAVETCKESFHRFDKYLNFTNPKISDNFDPNACGWAYGMNIFDLKEWKKRNITGIYHRWQDLNEDRTLWKLGSLPPGLITFYNLTHPLDRGWHVLGLGYDPALNQTAIEDAAVIHYNGNYKPWLDLAISKYKAYWSKYVMFDNPYLQNCNISE, from the exons ATGAAACCTCTTCCAATTGCTCTTCCTACATTCGATTCTCTTCAACTCATGTTCCTTTCACTG GTTCTTTTGCCTCTTGTCGTTTCTGGAGTTTCAGATAATTCGGCAAT tcCGAGAGATATCAGTAGATATCGACCATTGTATGAGTGTGAGCAATGTCAAGGAAGAAAG GAAGATGGTTCTTCAGTTACTGGACTTGGTACTCTTTTAGATCAACAG GATTTTGACATAACAGTGATGTATACTGACCCTTCTGGTGCTGTGCGGCTTAGAAAGGTGAAAGGCAGGGACTTATCTTCTTCTTGGGTCTTGGAACACCCAAATAACGCAAACAGTGATCAGCCACAGAGGTTGGAG ATTCTAAAGGACTCATTTCAATCTGTGGAATTGAGAGAGACAGATGAGCTTCGATCAGGAGAAGATGATGTCCTACATCCTAATCAGTTGTCTATGAGTCCAGTGAAGCTCATGCGGCAG AAAATGCGGCAAGAAAGAATGAATCTTCGAACTGCTGAGCTACTACGCCAAGATAAAGAAGCTGATGACCAGATGGTAGCAGCAGCAATTGAACGCTCTAGAAATCTTGACACTACTGTCAAGGGAAAATACAGCATATGGAGGAGAGATTATGATAATCTGAACTCTGATTCTACCTTGAAACTTATGCGAGATCAGATCATAATGGCAAAAGCTTATGCAAACATTGCCAAAGAAAATAATGATACGAGTACTTTTGATGCCCTCATGTTACAGTCCAAAAGAAGCCATCATGCTATTGGAGAAGCAAGTTCTGATGCTGAGCTTCAACCAAG TGCACTTGAGCATGCAAAAGCAATGGGTCACATTCTCTCCATGGCAAAGGACAAATTATATGACTGCCCTGTAATGGCAAGGAAGTTTAGGGCCATGCTTCAATCAACAGAAGACAATGTGAATGCGCAAAGAAAGAAAAGTGCGTTCTTGATCCAGCTTGCAGCAAAAACAGTTCCGAAACCCCTACATTGCCTTCCTCTGCAACTTGCAGCGGATTACTTCCTGCAGGGCTTTCATAAGAGAGAGGATATTAACACTGAAAAGCTTGAAGATAATTCTCTCTACCATTATGCAATTTTTTCAGATAATGTACTGGCAACATCAGTGGTTGTAAATTCTACTGTACTGCACGCAAATGAACCCGAGAAACATGTTTTCCACATAGTCACGGATAAACTGAATTTTGTTGCTATGAAAATGTGGTTTCTGATCAACTCTCCTGCTGGAGCAACTATCAAGGTTGAAAACATTGATGAATTTAAGTGGCTGAATTCCTCTTACTGCTCTGTTCTTCGCCAGCTTGAATCTGCCCGAATGAAAGAATATTATTTCAAGGCAAACGATCCTTCCTCCCTTTCTGTGGGTTCTGACAATCTCAAATACAGAAATCCAAAATATTTATCCATGCTGAATCACCTTAGATTTTATCTTCCTGAAGTTTACCCGAAGTTGGACAAAATTCTATTCTTGGATGATGATATAGTAGTCCAGAAGGATTTAACTCCTCTTTGGTCTGTGGATTTACAAGGGATGGTTAATGGTGCTGTAGAGACCTGTAAGGAGAGCTTCCATAGGTTTGATAAGTATCTCAATTTCACCAATCCAAAGATCTCCGACAACTTCGATCCAAATGCCTGTGGTTGGGCATACGGCATGAATATATTCGATTTGAAAGAGTGGAAGAAAAGAAACATTACTGGAATTTATCATCGCTGGCAAGATTTG AACGAAGATAGAACTCTTTGGAAACTAGGCTCGTTGCCACCAGGACTGATCACCTTTTACAATCTCACTCATCCACTCGATCGAGGCTGGCATGTGTTGGGGCTTGGCTACGACCCTGCTCTAAACCAAACGGCAATAGAGGATGCGGCTGTCATTCATTACAACGGAAACTACAAACCATGGTTGGATCTTGCTATCTCCAAGTACAAGGCATACTGGTCTAAATACGTAATGTTTGATAACCCTTATCTTCAAAATTGTAACATTAGTGAATAA
- the LOC115702875 gene encoding probable galacturonosyltransferase 3 isoform X2 produces MYTDPSGAVRLRKVKGRDLSSSWVLEHPNNANSDQPQRLEILKDSFQSVELRETDELRSGEDDVLHPNQLSMSPVKLMRQKMRQERMNLRTAELLRQDKEADDQMVAAAIERSRNLDTTVKGKYSIWRRDYDNLNSDSTLKLMRDQIIMAKAYANIAKENNDTSTFDALMLQSKRSHHAIGEASSDAELQPSALEHAKAMGHILSMAKDKLYDCPVMARKFRAMLQSTEDNVNAQRKKSAFLIQLAAKTVPKPLHCLPLQLAADYFLQGFHKREDINTEKLEDNSLYHYAIFSDNVLATSVVVNSTVLHANEPEKHVFHIVTDKLNFVAMKMWFLINSPAGATIKVENIDEFKWLNSSYCSVLRQLESARMKEYYFKANDPSSLSVGSDNLKYRNPKYLSMLNHLRFYLPEVYPKLDKILFLDDDIVVQKDLTPLWSVDLQGMVNGAVETCKESFHRFDKYLNFTNPKISDNFDPNACGWAYGMNIFDLKEWKKRNITGIYHRWQDLNEDRTLWKLGSLPPGLITFYNLTHPLDRGWHVLGLGYDPALNQTAIEDAAVIHYNGNYKPWLDLAISKYKAYWSKYVMFDNPYLQNCNISE; encoded by the exons ATGTATACTGACCCTTCTGGTGCTGTGCGGCTTAGAAAGGTGAAAGGCAGGGACTTATCTTCTTCTTGGGTCTTGGAACACCCAAATAACGCAAACAGTGATCAGCCACAGAGGTTGGAG ATTCTAAAGGACTCATTTCAATCTGTGGAATTGAGAGAGACAGATGAGCTTCGATCAGGAGAAGATGATGTCCTACATCCTAATCAGTTGTCTATGAGTCCAGTGAAGCTCATGCGGCAG AAAATGCGGCAAGAAAGAATGAATCTTCGAACTGCTGAGCTACTACGCCAAGATAAAGAAGCTGATGACCAGATGGTAGCAGCAGCAATTGAACGCTCTAGAAATCTTGACACTACTGTCAAGGGAAAATACAGCATATGGAGGAGAGATTATGATAATCTGAACTCTGATTCTACCTTGAAACTTATGCGAGATCAGATCATAATGGCAAAAGCTTATGCAAACATTGCCAAAGAAAATAATGATACGAGTACTTTTGATGCCCTCATGTTACAGTCCAAAAGAAGCCATCATGCTATTGGAGAAGCAAGTTCTGATGCTGAGCTTCAACCAAG TGCACTTGAGCATGCAAAAGCAATGGGTCACATTCTCTCCATGGCAAAGGACAAATTATATGACTGCCCTGTAATGGCAAGGAAGTTTAGGGCCATGCTTCAATCAACAGAAGACAATGTGAATGCGCAAAGAAAGAAAAGTGCGTTCTTGATCCAGCTTGCAGCAAAAACAGTTCCGAAACCCCTACATTGCCTTCCTCTGCAACTTGCAGCGGATTACTTCCTGCAGGGCTTTCATAAGAGAGAGGATATTAACACTGAAAAGCTTGAAGATAATTCTCTCTACCATTATGCAATTTTTTCAGATAATGTACTGGCAACATCAGTGGTTGTAAATTCTACTGTACTGCACGCAAATGAACCCGAGAAACATGTTTTCCACATAGTCACGGATAAACTGAATTTTGTTGCTATGAAAATGTGGTTTCTGATCAACTCTCCTGCTGGAGCAACTATCAAGGTTGAAAACATTGATGAATTTAAGTGGCTGAATTCCTCTTACTGCTCTGTTCTTCGCCAGCTTGAATCTGCCCGAATGAAAGAATATTATTTCAAGGCAAACGATCCTTCCTCCCTTTCTGTGGGTTCTGACAATCTCAAATACAGAAATCCAAAATATTTATCCATGCTGAATCACCTTAGATTTTATCTTCCTGAAGTTTACCCGAAGTTGGACAAAATTCTATTCTTGGATGATGATATAGTAGTCCAGAAGGATTTAACTCCTCTTTGGTCTGTGGATTTACAAGGGATGGTTAATGGTGCTGTAGAGACCTGTAAGGAGAGCTTCCATAGGTTTGATAAGTATCTCAATTTCACCAATCCAAAGATCTCCGACAACTTCGATCCAAATGCCTGTGGTTGGGCATACGGCATGAATATATTCGATTTGAAAGAGTGGAAGAAAAGAAACATTACTGGAATTTATCATCGCTGGCAAGATTTG AACGAAGATAGAACTCTTTGGAAACTAGGCTCGTTGCCACCAGGACTGATCACCTTTTACAATCTCACTCATCCACTCGATCGAGGCTGGCATGTGTTGGGGCTTGGCTACGACCCTGCTCTAAACCAAACGGCAATAGAGGATGCGGCTGTCATTCATTACAACGGAAACTACAAACCATGGTTGGATCTTGCTATCTCCAAGTACAAGGCATACTGGTCTAAATACGTAATGTTTGATAACCCTTATCTTCAAAATTGTAACATTAGTGAATAA
- the LOC115702873 gene encoding probable serine/threonine-protein kinase PIX13 — translation MGNCWCSTQSEKNPSIPSTTGYLTTGLSQTTSNTTSSGGSTISRNSRFSVVSYDENYPNGQILPSPNLRTFSFAELKTATKNFRADTVLGEGGFGKVYKGWLDEKASGKNGSSTVIAVKKLNSESLQGFEEWQSEVNFLGRLSHPNLVKLLGYCLEGTELLLGYEFMQKGSLENHLFGRGSVVQPLSWELRLKIAIGAARGLAFLHTSEKQVIYRDFKASNILIDGSYNAKISDFGLAKLGPSASQSHVTTRVMGTYGYAAPEYVATGHLYVKSDVYGFGVVLIEILTGLRALDQNRPSGRHNLVDWIKPYLSDKRKLKNIMDSRLEGKYPSKAAFNIAQLALKCIESEQKHRPSMNEVVETLELIEASDEKPREPRVRSTRSTVHRTPGHHHQQQPLHHRSPLHPKIDDARVHQYSPRVR, via the exons atgggAAATTGCTGGTGTTCTACTCAATCTGAGAAGAACCCTTCTATACCAAGTACTACTGGTTATCTCACCACAg GATTATCCCAAACAACCAGTAATACCACATCTTCAGGGGGAAGTACAATCTCTAGGAATAGCAGGTTCTCTGTGGTGAGCTATGACGAGAATTACCCGAATGGGCAGATCCTGCCCTCCCCAAACTTGAGGACATTCTCTTTTGCAGAACTGAAGACTGCAACAAAAAACTTCAGAGCAGATACAGTGCTTGGAGAAGGTGGTTTTGGGAAAGTCTACAAAGGGTGGCTTGATGAGAAGGCCTCAGGTAAAAACGGAAGCAGTACTGTAATCGCGGTCAAGAAGTTAAATTCTGAGAGCTTGCAAGGCTTTGAGGAGTGGCAG TCAGAGGTGAACTTCTTAGGGCGACTCTCTCATCCCAACCTTGTAAAGCTGTTGGGATACTGTTTGGAGGGTACAGAGTTACTGCTTGGCTATGAGTTCATGCAAAAGGGCAGCTTGGAAAACCATTTATTTGGAA GGGGCTCAGTTGTTCAGCCACTTTCTTGGGAATTACGCCTTAAAATTGCGATCGGTGCAGCCAGAGGCCTTGCATTCTTGCACACATCAGAAAAGCAAGTTATCTACAGAGATTTCAAAGCCTCAAATATACTAATAGATGgg TCCTATAATGCCAAGATTTCTGACTTTGGCTTGGCCAAGTTGGGTCCTTCAGCTAGCCAATCTCATGTTACAACTCGGGTTATGGGGACATATGGTTATGCAGCTCCTGAGTATGTTGCCACAG GGCATTTGTATGTAAAGAGCGATGTTTATGGCTTCGGAGTTGTTTTGATTGAGATTTTAACTGGCTTACGAGCACTTGATCAAAACCGTCCTAGTGGAAGACATAACTTGGTGGATTGGATAAAACCATACTTATCAGATAAAAGAaagttgaaaaacattatggatTCTCGATTGGAGGGTAAATATCCATCTAAGGCTGCATTCAACATTGCCCAACTTGCTTTAAAATGTATAGAATCTGAACAGAAGCATCGACCGTCCATGAACGAAGTTGTTGAGACATTAGAGCTTATTGAAGCCTCTGATGAAAAGCCAAGAGAGCCAAGGGTTCGTTCTACTCGCTCCACTGTTCATCGAACACCAGGCCATCATCATCAGCAGCAGCCTTTGCACCATCGTTCCCCGCTTCACCCCAAAATAGATGATGCTAGAGTTCACCAATACTCACCAAGAGTTAGGTAG